aatagggaaaacaggGCTATAACTCACGAAACGACTGGCCGGTTCATTACATCCTCCTCCTTtgaaacaaacgtttgtcctcgaacgagtctagaaacatacttgaagcctgaAATAGGTGtagatatctgctccgcatctcccgctcggtctcccaagtagactcctccatgggccgacctctccacttcactttcactgaagctatatccttcgaTCTTAACTTTTGGACCTGCTGCTCCAAAATATCCACcaactccacatcataagtcaaatcaccatctaactaaactgtgctgaaatccaagacatgagacggatcaccaatatacttccatagcatagaaacatgaaatatcggatgcacacccAACAAGCTAagtggcaaaacaagctcatacgccacctccccaatcctctgaagcacctcaaaaggcccaatgaaccgagagctcaacttgaccttcttcccaaatctcataacaccctttacgtgtgaaaccttcagtagaaccttctccctaaCCATATAAgatacatcacgaacctttctatcagcataactcttttgtcttgactgagctgtacgaagccacTCCTGAATTACTTTCaccttatccaaagcatcctgtaccaagtctgtacccaaaaacCTAGCCTCGCCCGACAcaaaccaacctactggagatTAGCgttgtctcccatataaagcctcatatggagccatctgaatactcgattgataactattgttatatgcaaactccatGAGCGGTAGAAACgggtcccatgaacccccaaattcaatgacacaagcacgcaacataccctccaatatatgaatagtgcactcggactgtacgtccatctgagggtgaaaagttatgctcaactcaacctgaataCCCAACTTACGTTGCACGACCCTCTAAaattgcgatgtaaactgagtacctctatctaaaatgatggaaactgggacaccatgccggcaaacaatctctcagatatacATCTCAactacacacaggaatgaaatgtgcggacttggtcagccgatccataattacctaaatagcatcgaacttcctcaaagttcgtAGGAGTCCAActatgaaatccatggtgatctgctcccacttccactctagaatatctatccgctgaagcaagccattcggtctctgatgctcatatttcacttgctgacaattgagacaccgagctgcaaaccccactatatctttcttcattatccTACACCAacagtgctgtctcaaatcctggtacatctttgcgacacccagatggatggaataccgcgagctatgggcctcatccAGAATAAACTCCTGAAgcctatctacattgggcacacatatccggccctgcatcctcaataccccatcatcactgaTAGTCATATCTCTGACATcatcatgcagaaccttgtccttgaggacgagcaaatgaggatcatcatactggtgctctctatTGCGAttaaacaaggaagaccgagaaaccacacaagctaggataCGACTgtgctccaaaatatccaacctcataaaccgattggccaaatcctaaacatcaactgcaagaggtctctccccaataggaataaATACAAGACTgctcatactcaccgccttcctactcaaggcattgaccattatattggccttccccagatggtacaaaatagtaatgtcatagtcctttagcaactccaaccatctctgctgcctcaaattgagatccttttgcttgaacaagtgctggaggctacgatgatcagtaaacacctcacaagacacaccatagagataatgcctccaaatctttaacccGTGAACAATGGCAgacaactctaaatcatgaataaagtagttcttctcatgaggcttcaactgacgagaagcataaacaataattCTACCCTtatacatcaacacacacccaataccaacccgagaagcatcacaatatacaatataagaacttgaagctgatggacAAACTAACATTGTATCTGTGGTCAGGCAGTCTTAAGcttatgaaagctcgcctcacactcatccgaccacttgAAAGGAGCACTCTTttaggtcaatttggtcaagagtgatgcaatagatgaaaatccctaaacgaaccgatggtaataacccgccaaaccaagaaagctacgaatctctatggctgaggatggtctgggccaactctggaccgcctctatcttcatcggatcaacctgaataccctcaatggacaccatgtgccccaagaacgccatagaactgagccaaaactcacacttggagaacttagcataaagcttcTCTCTTCCCTTAACCGCTACAATACGACTCTCAAATGCTCGAcatgctcctcctagctacgagagtacaccgggatatcatcaatgaaaataataacaaacgagtagagataaggtcgaaacacgttgttcatcaaatgcatgaatgctgctagggcattgtcaacccaaaagacatcacaaggaactcataatgacaatatcgggtcctgaaagttgtcttaagaatgtccgagtccctaatcttcaactggtgataccctgacctaagattaatcttggagaacactctaaCTCCCTAAATCTggccaaataaatcatcaatacgaggcaaagggtacttgttcttgattgtgactttgttcaactgcatgtaatcaatgcacattctcatagtgccatccttcttcttcacaaatagaataggcatacccaaggtgacacactaggtcgaataaaccccttatcaaggagttcctaaagctgctccctcaactcctttaactccgccggtgctatacgatacggtggaataaaaatggactgagttccctacaccaaatcaataccaaagtcaatatccatgtctGATGGCATGCCCATCAGGTCTGTCGGAAATAcatccgaaaaatccctcaccactggaactaaatcaatggtaagagtctctgcactgacatccctcacaaaggacaaataagaaagacaacccttcccaaccatctgacgggccttcaaaaatgaaatcactctactagtaACATAATCCGACGAACCTttccactcaatccgtggcaccccCGGTATAGCCAACGTCATCATCTTAGCGTGACAGttcagaatagcatgacatggagataaccaatctatGCCTAATATCATATCAAATTCAACTATACTAAGCAGCATAAGGActcctcgggtctccaaacccccaatagtcaccacacaaaaCCGATATATGTGGTCCACAACAATACTATTGCCCaatggagtagatacatgaatagatgaaagcgcggggtgtatccaaataatgagcaaaatatgacgacacatatgaaaaagtggaaccaggatcaaataatacagaggcatccctgTGGCAAACCTAAACAATATTGTGATCACAACATCTAAAGAAATAACATCTTgtctggctgggagtgcatagaaatgggcctgacaccacctgattgacctccccctctagggcgacccctagctgactgacctatACCCCTAACTGATTGGGCGGgtagtgaagtaactggtgctgaagtcgttGGCCGACTCCTCTATTGAGGCAGACCCCCATTAcgacaaggacactgcctccacatatacCCCAACTCcctacactcataacaaccccctgGTGCTGGTGAcgaggactgaagggaacctctagCACCGGGATGACTGGTAAAAAATCCTGGCATAgaggagccctgaactgatgaagcacgggacgaactctaggctgggagggcactaagtgatgaatgacactgatgagaactgtgagaaccatggcccgatgatgcctcATGGTGAActgggcgggctgactgagcatgtcttaATGGACGGCCTCTGATGTGCTGGAACTAACCCCCATGAGGAGCAACCCCCAAAACTACCGGATccatgaggcctcttggcctccctctctactCGCTTCTGATGATGAATCGACTCTATGTcttgagcaatgtcaacaacctcctcaaaagaagcactTGACGCCCTATCTCTAGTTATAAGAATTCATAGCTGATAATTGAGGCCATTAACGAACCTtctgatcctctccctatctgtGGAAACCAACCAGATACCATGAtgggctaactcagagaacctcatctaaTACTGTATCACAATCATATCATCTtgatgcaactgctcgaactacATATGCAGCTCTTCtttgcgagactgcggcacatacttcttcagaaagagaatggagaactgctgccaggtaaggggtacTACActaacaggcctacacctctcgtATGCCTCTCACCAAGTAAAAGCAGCTCTCGAGAATTGAAAGGTAATGAATGAGACCTcattggtctccagaatacccgttgtacgaagaattctctaacacttgtccaagaaatccTGAGCATCACCGCCCTCTGTACCATTGAAAGTCGAAGGCTGAATTccaccaaacctctccaatctacgctgCTCATTATCAGGCATGACTAGAACCACATAATCTTGAGCAGGTGCAACCAGTtgggctggtggtgcctccgGTATCTGTAGCCCCTGAACAACCTACTCTGGTGTACGGGCGGCGAGAGTCTGAGTGTCTCTTCCGGCCTAGAAAGTAGCTGCTGTGGTAGAAATAGcgaccgcctgagcaagactggtgcacacggtcagaatctgacctaaggtctcctgaagacctggaataaTAATAGGCACTACCGGTTCCTGAGCTGGTCGCGCTGGAGCATCCATAATAGGGACCTAATCATGAAttggggcaactggtggatctataggtgcttcctagctgttgtgcgagctacacccctgcccctaccacggacTCGACCACGACCTCGGCCTCTCGCTACCCCAGTTGGTGGTACCGGTGGCCGTCCGTCCTGACTGGCAGCACGTGTGCTCACCATCTATTTAgttactagaatcaacagattcgcacgacaagaattcaagaatgtgaagttttcctaaagattctgcagcctcttgaagataagtacagacgtctccgtactgatccgcaagactctactaaacctactcatgactcgtgagacctatgtaacctagacttTGATACCAACATGTCATGACCCAACTACcatgtcgtgatggtgcctatcatgcTAGTAGGCAAGCCGACTCTTTACCAAAACAACCCGatatatcaatttaaaaataactTCAAGCtatttaataataaaacttcataaaGAAATCTGAATAATGAAAGTGCGGAAATAAAAGCCCGATATCGGGATGTCACTAACCATGAGCATCTACTATAGTCTATCCAAAAACATTAAGACTAATACAGTCTAGAAATATAACTACAAATAGCTATAAGAATATAGGAGGGAGAAGACCAGCAGTGCGATCGCcagcaactaccttgctaactccgagaAGATCTACAACTGGAATAGTCAACAGCTGCTACCGGATCCTGATAcgcctggatttgcacacaaggtgcaaaaACATTAAGACTAATACAGTCTGGAAATATAACTACAAATAGCTATAAGAATATAGGAGGGAGAAGACCAGCAGTGCGATCGCcaacaactaccttgctaactccgagaAGATCTACAACTGGAATAGTCAACAGCTGCTACCGGATCCTGATAtgcctggatttgcacacaaggtgcagtgagtaacatgagtacgccaactcagtaagtaaccaaagtaaataaaggttgaAAAGCAGTaacgagcaataaaacatataaagttcatatcatgaaatctcagtaaaaaTAAAACAGTCTTTTAAAAGTAGAGTTTGAATCAAATCAATTCGTTTAAAACACGGTTTCagtaaaatcatttgaagatatttttcaacagaggctcagtgcAACAGTGAGCAAAATGATAAAATCATAAACAGTCCCTCAGGCAAAACATCACTCAtgtatagcccctcgggcaaaccttaCAGTCACTCGTATATAGCCCCTCCGGCATACCTCACCATCACTCACAATTAGGATACTCAtgcttactgggggtgtacagactccagagagGCTCCTTCAACCCAAGCACTATagcaagccacctcgtggaataAATCAATTAGGCCCTTGACTTCActcaatcatgaatcagtaacaacatgctgcggcgtgcagcctgatcccataaatatcctcacaaataaGGCCCCCGACCccactcagtcataaacctctcaagccactcgggctatcagtaaaaataGGGTACTCAGCTCAAAACAACATTTTTATAAGCATCAAAACATAGTagtaaagactgagttatgaaatcaataagtaTAACATAACTGAGTATAGGTTTTCAACCAAAAATAGTGAGAGGACAATAAGAAAAAGGCCCCTAAAGGTCCAAACAGCTTTGGcataaggcccaaatatggcactcAACCCAATTtacagaaattctttctaaaacacataagtatcatatagtttcaaccaAATTACGCAACTTATAGTTGCTACAAGACGGACCGAGTCACAATCCACAATTGTACACGCCCACACACTCgacacctagcatgtgcgtcacctcaaaatagtaaaaagTACACGAAAttcggagtttcataccctcatgactagatttacaatcgttacttacctcaaaacgGTCAAATCTCTACTCCGCGATGCTCTTGcccctcgactcggcctccaaatgctccgaatctattcacaatcaatacaataacatcaatatatgctaatggaatgaattctacacgaaaaactatcaatttagatCAAAGTCCCGAAATCCACTCAAACCCGGCCTCTGGACCCATGcctcagaatccgataaaaatcacaaaactagaaagcccatttattcacgagtctacccataccaaattcatcaaaatctgacatcaaatgtccattcaaatccccaaaatcatctctccaattctcttccattttcccccaattttaCACCCTAATTCCCAATTTGGATGATGAAAATCAAGCTACAATCatggaatctaaccaaaattgaaaaatgtatttaaaccctcgatttttatATTTACCACTGCTGCCCAGATTTTACTCTTCCCGAACACGGTAgcgccctcgcatttgcgaagcacaaaCTGCCTCTGACCCTACGCGGATGCGGAACAACCTTCGCGAACACGTAGGCTTATCTACATGAAGCTCCCAAAGACCATTGactttacgcgaacgcgatgacctgGTCGCGAATACGTAGCCTTACAGTCCTACACCTTTGCGAACGCGGGAAgtacttcgcgaacgcaaagaataACTCAGCTGCTCTTCTCAAATGCCTTTCGCGAACACGAGAGCCCTCTCAtgaacgcgatgaaggaattcTCTGCAACATCACACCAGAAAATCTGCCAACTTTTAAAACCAAGAATTGATCCGTtaactacccgaaactcacccgaggccctcgggacctcaaccaaatatacaaaTACATCCTATAATATCATTCAAATTTAGTAGAACCTTTGAGtctctcaaaacaacatcaaaacaccaaattaccctcggattgAAGCCTTAGAACATCTAAATttccaaatttcacaaacgatgccgaaacctatcaaatcacgtccgaatgaccccaaattttgaacagacgtcacaaatgacactacgaacctgCTGCAACTTCTAGAATTTCGTTCCGACCTCAATATCAAATTTTCCACTCCTgaccaaaatcgccaaatttccaactttcgccaatccATGCCTtattctaccacagacctccaaatcacattccggatgtgctcctaagtccaaaattacctgacggagctaacagaatcatcaaaattccaatccgagattacttactcataagtcaatattcaGTCAACTTTCCCAACTTAAGCCTTTTCAAAAGAGACTAATGTGcctcaattcactccaaaaccactTCAAACCCCAACCAACTAATGCAATACGATCAAATATATCTAAAGAACTAAAAAGGAAACATAAATGGGGAAAACAGGGCTATAACTCACGAAatgaccggccggatcgttacaattTCAGAAATATTGgaagatgaaatccaactcaaaaaggagtaatcTGAAATCAAGGACAAAAAAGGTACCAAAGCTCAAAAGTGCGGATCGCAGAATATCATCTGCGGCTGCAGGTTGTGaagaaaatccatcagagatGGGTGCAAAGTGTGGTTCGTACATGAATTGTGCGGCTGCAAGAGTTGGGTCAGGAGCAAAGTTCAGAGAGTCTGCATTTCAAGACCATTAAAAGTGaggaccgcacaattattgtgcagCCGTAGAAGAAGATCTATGTGGCCGCAGTTACAATTGTGCAGACCATAGAAGAGCAAGGTGCAACCGCAGTTACAAATCTGTGGACCACAGAAAGAGTGTAGTGCGGTTGCAGTCCAGAATTATGTGGCCATAGATTTCCAATCTTGTCAAGCTAAAGAAAAGTGCGGAtcacacatggaattgtgcgacCGTCAGCCGCAGAACCTCCTGAAAGGCACTTTTGTCCGAAATTTCCAGCcatgtataaatagacgagttttACATTTTTAGGTCAACTTTTGACATTAGCAGCTACAATATTCGTTTCTCTTTACTTCTTTTAAtagtttttcatattttgagataTTTTAACATAGATTTTAGCATTTTAATTTGgcaatatgagtttaattatcATTACTTCATCaatttcaagcatgagtagctagatttttactagggttgtgacccaacccttgtgtGTAAACTTTATGGGTGATTAGGTTTATGCTTGTTTATGAATGGGTGTATTACTTAGCTTGGTTTATGCTTTATTTgtggaattagtggttgcaaacattaactcatgcctatttgacttagtctcttcttGAAAAAGAGAGACACATTCTAGGTTAACCTAGCTAACAAGGAATTTGGTCAATTGAGAAATTGActaacccaattaaagggttcaacctagagatagtaacaacCCGATTTGAGCTCTTTTCAACTATTTTGGTAGATATCCATTTGGTCTTAAGAAAGCTAAATTAGGTAAAACCACTGtcttaccgagaggtattgagtagGCAACATAGTGTTGTGAGGTATAATACACCCAGGTCAATGAAACGAGCATAAAAATCTTtatcccattaggcaaacacctaggttatGGTCACAACCCTAGGCCTTTTTATATCCTTGAAAAGCAACAAAATCAATTTCTTAGTTTCAATTCTTAGTTTTGAAATCTTAGTTTAAAATAGACATAGAACCAACCCTAATTTGTGGAAGTGTAAATAGAGATAGTTCAAACTTATACACTACAATATATACCTCTAACTCCCACATATAACTCCATGTGGAATTCGACCTAGACTCTTTGTTGGTATTACTATTGCAATCGACCATTTcataaccttgatttgaggtgtgaACTTGGACGAGATCAATTATTGGCgtcgttgtcggggagctaaaaatggatttagctatatattgGGTTTATGTATGGattgtcttcttttccttccttgTTACTAATTTTTTGAATCAATTGTAGGTACCATAATGGCAAACAACAATGATCAACTTGGAAACATGCCTTTGGGGGATGTGGACGTTGATGATGACCAAGTtgatgaggttcctcttgaacctcaaacAAATAGAATAGGATGAGCACTTCAAGACAACGTCCCAATTCTATCCCCACCTCCACAAGGAGTGGCTCCACATCGGGTGTTGCCGAATGAAGGGTATGTAAGTGCTATTGTCCCGCCCATATTAGGGCGagcaactttcaaatcacaaatataATGCTCATGTTCTAAAGAAATGAGGATTCTTCACTGGGGCTCCGAGTCAAAATGCATACAAAcacttgaaggggtttgtggacaCTTTTTGGGGGAGTAAATAGACAAATGTCTCCGAGGATGCTTTAAGGTTAAGGCTATTTCCCTTCTCTCTATGGGGAAGAACTTTAGATTGGTTGGAGAGATTGCCAAACCATTCCATCCATACGTGGGATGAGGTGGCAgagaaatttatttccaagttcttttctcccggGCATATGGCTACTCTTAGAGACGAGATTCTAGCATTCAAACAAGAGCCCAATGAGCcattacatgagatatgggagtggcatatgactatggtcaaagaGTATCCCAATAATAACATGACGGAAGCTATGATTCAAGAAACATTCTATCTGGGGATCAACACGACCAATCAATGCGTAGTAAATTAACTTGCCGGTGAAAATTTCATGACAACGCCATATGCGGAAGCTTGTGAGATTTTATATAAAATGGCGAATATCTCACCGGTATGGCAAAGTCGGGCAAACGTTCCTCAAGGTGATCCAAATGTGATTCACCTCCATAAAGAGttgcatgatcatgggcaagccaTTGCCGAATTGACCAACACGatgaatcaattagcaaaggcTTAACTTCAAAAAGTGCAAAGTCCTAAGCAAGTCAATGCCATGGAGGGAGGACACATGATGATGAACAAAAGAAGGACCAAAGTGATAGTGGGTTTGATCAAGGTGAATCTTACAATGACCAAGAGGAGGAAGTGCAATGTGTGAACAACttccaagggcaaagaaacaactctcaaggcccgaaccaacaacaatggcgacCTCAAATTAATTAAGGTAATTGGAATTCTAACAACTAAGGTAATTATAGTAGAAGAAATAACCAAGGAAATTGAAGTGgaaaaaatcaaggaaattgaGAAGGTAATAATCAAGGTGGATGTAACAATAATCAAGGCAATCGGGGGTAGGGTTTTTAAAGtcccccgatgtatcaacaaccgagtaacccgcctccttatccttcccatggtCAAAGTTCctccaacaatgaaatggggtGTATTGAGAATATATTCAAGCAAATGATGGAGAATAATGACGACTCCGATGTCCAACTTGCCTCCCACAATACATCTATCCGTAACTTGGAAGTTTAAATGGGGCAAATCTCTCAAGCTCTAAGTACTCGCCCTAaaggggcactaccaagtgacatggtggtgaacccaaagggtgggaacaacacgGGACATGCCATGGCCATTACTACAAGGAGTGGAAAAGGTGGGAATACACCCACCTCTAGTCAAAGGAAACTTGTGGATGATGAGAAAGTGGTACAAGAAGATGAGACCCCGAACAATGTGGTGCAAGCAAatgatgaagtgaggattgatattgatgacaatGTGGAAGAAACTCAAGAGAAAGTGAACCCATCTAAGGATCGTGTTATTGACATACTAGAAACGGTAGtgcaaaaggctaaggcaccattgCCTGAGCCTTCTCCTCCATATCCTCAAAGGCATGCCAAGAAACATGGCGAGAATCAATTCAAAATTTTCATTAACATGATTAAGAGTCTCTCGATCAATGTTCCATTAGTTGACGTTTTGGAGCAAATGCCCAGTTATGCAAAGTTTATGAAGGATTTGGTGACAAATAAGTGGTCGATGAATTTTGAAACTATAAAagtcactcatcaagtgagtgcaattgtgcattcAATGGCTCCTAAATTGAAAGATCCTAGTGCTTTCACAATCccttgtaccattggaagtgccgagttTGCTAAAGTTATTTGTGATCTtagggcaagtatcaatttgatgccctattcaagtttcaagactttgggaattgggaaacCAAGACCCACATTTATGAGATTGAAAATGGTCGATCGTACCATGAAGAGACCCTTGGGATTGATTGAGGATGTGTTGGTTcatgttgataaattcatttccCGGCGGATTTTGTCATTCTTGATTATGAGGTTGAATATGAGGTATCAATTATTCTTGGTAGACCTTTTCTTGCTACGGGGAATGATCTGATTGACGTTGAAGCTAGAGAACTTACCTTCcgggttggtgatgaaaaagtggttttccatgtgtgtaagtcCATGAGGCAACCCAATAGCAATGAGGTGTGTTCTTTCGTGTATTTGGTGACCGGTGTGATTGTATATGAAACAAGTGTTGTGATGAATGTTGATGATACATTGGAGGATATCTTGCTCA
This sequence is a window from Nicotiana sylvestris chromosome 3, ASM39365v2, whole genome shotgun sequence. Protein-coding genes within it:
- the LOC138888699 gene encoding uncharacterized protein; translation: MGQISQALSTRPKGALPSDMVVNPKGGNNTGHAMAITTRSGKGGNTPTSSQRKLVDDEKVVQEDETPNNVVQANDEVRIDIDDNVEETQEKVNPSKDRVIDILETVVQKAKAPLPEPSPPYPQRHAKKHGENQFKIFINMIKSLSINVPLVDVLEQMPSYAKFMKDLVTNKWSMNFETIKVTHQVSAIVHSMAPKLKDPSAFTIPCTIGSAEFAKVICDLRASINLMPYSSFKTLGIGKPRPTFMRLKMVDRTMKRPLGLIEDVLVHVDKFISRRILSFLIMRLNMRTTPPTKTSIEEPHILEWKPLPLHLRYEFLGPSSTLPVILSSCLTNVQRKVPNHLLNIKGDLMKPCKKLSKRRSSSGWMSWLSTPFPIVHGLLQFNVSQRRADMTVVTNDKNELIPTRMVTRWRVYMDYRKLNKVTRKDHFPLPFLDQMLDQLAGRAFYCFLDGYSGYNQILIAREDQDKTTFTCPYGTFAFKQMPLGL